The Quercus lobata isolate SW786 chromosome 4, ValleyOak3.0 Primary Assembly, whole genome shotgun sequence genome segment cgatttaaaaaaaaaaataaaaaatcaccgTGGTCTCATAATAGCATCAAAAGCCTTTTTCATGTATTTGACATCCGGAATATGCACATTCTATGTCCTAGAGTAAGGTAGTGACTAAAATTGAGGACTAATGCGTTCTACATCAATAAACAAAAGTAAGGTTGATATGCTCGGTTGTTCATCATAGTGGTGAAAAATATAAGTGTGGCATCATATtatgaaaacaaataaacaggagaacttataaattatagcaattaattttaataacaaaaactGTATTATTCAATAAACCGATTAATAAGAGACCAAAGAACAACGATAGGTCTTTGCACACATTCACTAGCTTCAATTACTTAAACCTACAGACGTAAGTTAAATGTACCAGGTTGGAGTAGAATAGTAAGAGAGGGATTCGCCTTGGTAATGCTGTCCAGTTTTTCCATCTTCCATGTTAAATACACCCATGTCGTATCCCCCACCATTTGAGGTCgctaaataaaattcaatattgTCATCCGTAAAATAGATACAATTAGCTTTGCATCCATTGATGCTTGATGCAGACAAAGACACTGATGAATTGCAACCCAAAAACAATGCTTGATCACCCAAGTTGTCAACATTCACCCACTTGTATTCATTTTTGCCTTTCCCTTCAATAGAACATTCTAATTTTAGAATTGTGAACCCAGTTGTCATATAAGGTGTTTCATCCATATCATCCTCCGCATATAAATTACCTTTTAGTTTGCGTGAAACCAACAAAAGTTCTCCCAATGATTCAACAAGATACTTTTGCATATCAGCTCTAGTTCCCAATAGACGTGGCGTAACAGATTTAGTGAATGCATTATCATCATCAATGTGACAAATAAAAACTTCACCATGACAGTCTACGGCGTAAAAGTTTCCCTTGTAGAATGCAATGTCATCAAAACATCGAGAATGACTTTTTATGTCAATCCAAACTTTATATCCCGGTCTAGTGAAGGCCAGTGTCTtaatattacaataaataacCATGATTATGCAATCACCCTCATATTCATGAGTTACTAAGTTCCACGGATTccttgacaaaacacacttgtCAACAAAGATTATCTTGAAATCATCATCATGATGATCTAGATCCTCAAAATTTGGTTGGGGCGGAAGACTTAATAGGTGTTTAGACAATGAATGGAAGAGATTCATCTGAAAATCGGTGCCTACACTGAGCAACCATCCAAAAGACgttccaaaacatttttttcgAACAAGCTCAGGCAATCTGAAGTTGTAgactttattatcaaataagtTGACAAAGACACGTGTAGGGTTTCTTTGTTCATTATCTTCAGCAAGCATAAGCCAAGGGCACCTAGGAGATAATGGAAGGTTTTCCAATGAACAAACACTTTGCCATGACTTGCAAGTGGCACCAAACATGACAAAATCATCATAGAAAGATAGTCTGCGCATTATTTCAATGAGGATATCATGTGGAAGATCAGCCCACTCAGACATCTTAATGTATGGATATGGTGTTTTTGCTGttaaaacattgaaaaacagtagtgaacaaagaaaattttagaatttttcaatttaaaattacacATTGAAAAATTGATTACGAAGAATATTGTTATTAGTGACAACATGTAATACACTAAATAGTAaatcgtaatttttttttgaatattattatttttttgcgtGTTTTTTGGATTAAACACATAAACATTGATATGttgcaaagagaaaaaaaaaaaattgaaagaatattGTAAAGTACCCACTaaccaaaatcaacaaaaacacaaaaggaAAAGCAAATTGGTGATGGAAGAAACAGAACTCACAGAACTTTGTTGGGTTTAGAGGCAGA includes the following:
- the LOC115985403 gene encoding putative F-box protein At5g55150 — protein: MSEWADLPHDILIEIMRRLSFYDDFVMFGATCKSWQSVCSLENLPLSPRCPWLMLAEDNEQRNPTRVFVNLFDNKVYNFRLPELVRKKCFGTSFGWLLSVGTDFQMNLFHSLSKHLLSLPPQPNFEDLDHHDDDFKIIFVDKCVLSRNPWNLVTHEYEGDCIIMVIYCNIKTLAFTRPGYKVWIDIKSHSRCFDDIAFYKGNFYAVDCHGEVFICHIDDDNAFTKSVTPRLLGTRADMQKYLVESLGELLLVSRKLKGNLYAEDDMDETPYMTTGFTILKLECSIEGKGKNEYKWVNVDNLGDQALFLGCNSSVSLSASSINGCKANCIYFTDDNIEFYLATSNGGGYDMGVFNMEDGKTGQHYQGESLSYYSTPTWYI